Proteins found in one Seonamhaeicola sp. S2-3 genomic segment:
- a CDS encoding DUF4369 domain-containing protein, producing the protein MKNIAFFILSLLIVSCGKEKHDLIVKTHVKGLKKGIVYLKKVVDTNLVTVDSVVVNGNPQFELYSDIESPEVFYLYLDKNSKEEDRITFFADKGITEINTTLKNFAFDAKITGSEQQKVLEEYLTIMSRLNNNNLDLIKEKFEAQIKGDTAKVNKIKKDYDNSIKRKYLYTVNFALNNKDSEVAPYLALTEIYNAKLNFLDTINKSLTPKVKASKYGKELDKFIKQIKAKE; encoded by the coding sequence ATGAAAAACATTGCATTCTTTATCCTTTCACTTTTAATTGTTTCTTGCGGAAAGGAAAAACACGACTTAATTGTTAAAACACATGTTAAAGGTCTAAAAAAAGGTATTGTTTACTTAAAAAAAGTGGTAGATACTAATTTAGTTACTGTAGACTCTGTTGTTGTTAATGGTAACCCTCAGTTTGAATTATATAGTGACATTGAATCTCCCGAAGTTTTTTACTTGTATTTAGATAAAAATAGTAAAGAAGAAGATAGAATTACCTTTTTTGCAGATAAGGGTATAACTGAAATAAATACAACACTTAAAAATTTTGCTTTTGATGCTAAAATTACTGGCAGTGAACAACAAAAAGTTTTAGAAGAATATTTAACTATTATGTCTAGATTAAATAACAACAATTTAGATTTAATAAAAGAAAAATTTGAAGCCCAAATAAAAGGTGATACAGCCAAAGTGAATAAAATAAAAAAAGATTACGATAACTCTATTAAACGTAAATATTTATATACTGTAAATTTTGCTTTAAATAATAAAGATAGTGAGGTAGCTCCTTACTTAGCTTTAACTGAAATATATAATGCAAAACTAAATTTCCTAGACACTATAAACAAATCGCTTACTCCAAAAGTAAAAGCATCTAAATACGGTAAAGAGTTAGATAAATTTATAAAACAAATAAAAGCGAAAGAATAG
- a CDS encoding 6-carboxytetrahydropterin synthase: MKVTVSRKGHFNAAHRLYRKDWSDEKNHEVFDKCSNPNFHGHNYEIIVSVTGEVDKETGYVIDIKTLKDIIKEEVEDAFDHKNLNLEVKEFKNLNPTAENISIVIYNKIKPRIKSGLDLEITLYETPRNFVSYSGK, translated from the coding sequence ATGAAAGTAACAGTTAGTAGAAAAGGGCATTTTAATGCAGCTCATAGATTATACCGAAAAGATTGGAGTGATGAAAAAAACCATGAGGTTTTTGATAAATGTAGCAATCCTAATTTTCATGGACATAACTATGAAATAATTGTAAGTGTTACAGGAGAAGTTGATAAAGAAACAGGCTATGTAATAGATATAAAAACTTTAAAAGACATTATAAAAGAAGAAGTAGAAGATGCCTTTGATCATAAAAACCTAAACCTTGAAGTAAAGGAGTTTAAAAATTTAAACCCTACGGCAGAAAATATTTCTATAGTTATTTATAATAAAATTAAACCAAGAATTAAGTCTGGTTTAGATTTAGAGATAACACTATATGAAACCCCAAGAAATTTTGTTAGCTATTCTGGCAAATAA
- the idi gene encoding isopentenyl-diphosphate Delta-isomerase, producing the protein MKEEKVILVNENDEQIGLMPKMQAHEKAVLHRAFSVFIFNDKNELMLQQRAFNKYHSPGLWTNTCCSHQRDGETNIEAGKRRLQEEMGFVTELEESISFIYKAPFDNGLTEHEYDHVLLGKYQGEPLINKEEVASWKWMPLKAVKEDISLHPKLYTEWFKVIFDKFYDHINVVENESNS; encoded by the coding sequence ATGAAAGAAGAAAAAGTAATTCTTGTAAACGAAAATGATGAACAAATTGGGCTTATGCCCAAGATGCAAGCTCATGAAAAAGCGGTTTTACACCGTGCTTTTTCAGTTTTTATTTTTAATGATAAAAACGAATTGATGTTGCAGCAACGTGCATTTAATAAATACCACTCTCCTGGACTTTGGACAAACACTTGTTGCAGTCATCAAAGAGATGGAGAAACCAATATTGAAGCAGGAAAGCGTAGGTTACAAGAAGAAATGGGTTTTGTAACAGAGTTAGAAGAATCTATTTCTTTCATATACAAAGCACCATTTGATAATGGTTTAACAGAGCATGAATATGACCATGTTTTGTTGGGGAAATATCAAGGCGAACCATTAATAAATAAAGAAGAAGTAGCCAGTTGGAAATGGATGCCATTAAAGGCAGTAAAAGAAGATATTAGCTTGCATCCTAAGTTGTATACTGAGTGGTTTAAGGTAATATTTGATAAATTCTATGACCATATAAACGTAGTTGAAAATGAAAGTAACAGTTAG